A single region of the Salicibibacter cibi genome encodes:
- the rimP gene encoding ribosome maturation factor RimP encodes MSKNVKANVATIAKPVLADLNMELVDVEYKKEGKNWVLRMFIDHPDGVGLEECSLVSEQMSQKLDEEDPIEGFYYLEVSSPGAERPLKNAKDFQGAIGKNVYIKTYEHVDGRKTFTGELTAYEDGEITINIREKARTIAFQVPERLIANARLSVL; translated from the coding sequence ATGTCAAAAAATGTGAAGGCAAACGTGGCAACGATCGCGAAACCCGTTCTTGCTGATCTCAACATGGAACTTGTGGATGTGGAATATAAGAAAGAAGGAAAAAATTGGGTGTTACGTATGTTTATTGACCATCCGGATGGTGTGGGACTTGAGGAATGCAGCCTCGTCAGCGAACAGATGAGTCAAAAATTAGACGAAGAAGACCCAATCGAGGGATTTTATTATTTGGAAGTAAGTTCTCCGGGGGCGGAACGCCCGCTAAAAAACGCAAAGGATTTCCAGGGAGCTATCGGGAAGAACGTCTATATCAAGACGTATGAACATGTTGATGGCAGAAAAACGTTTACGGGAGAGCTTACTGCTTATGAAGATGGCGAAATAACGATCAACATTCGTGAAAAGGCACGGACCATTGCTTTTCAGGTGCCGGAGCGCCTGATTGCAAATGCACGATTGTCCGTATTATAG